From Microbacterium invictum, the proteins below share one genomic window:
- a CDS encoding GNAT family N-acetyltransferase — translation MLEGEDRDRRRLPRHLRRTPAPETPFSFEIRPAERSDVPDIREIYNYYVTNSVVTFDEKRWSHRQWVEKFDHLEKIGMPFLVAVSPSGQVLGYGLVSPWTGKSGYRYTVENSIYLGQAATGKGLGRALLEALIAECEKLGIREMVAVISDKGAEGSVALHEKLGFTEVGRMGRVGFKFGRWLGTIYLQKSLTPQKKKKSLFGRRG, via the coding sequence ATGCTCGAGGGAGAAGACCGCGACCGTCGCCGTCTGCCGCGTCACCTCCGCCGTACCCCCGCACCCGAGACGCCGTTCTCGTTCGAGATCCGTCCTGCCGAGCGCTCGGACGTGCCCGACATCCGCGAGATCTACAACTACTACGTGACCAATTCGGTCGTCACCTTCGACGAGAAGAGGTGGTCGCACCGGCAATGGGTGGAGAAGTTCGACCACCTGGAGAAGATCGGCATGCCGTTCCTCGTCGCCGTTTCACCGTCCGGGCAGGTGCTCGGCTACGGTCTCGTCAGCCCCTGGACCGGCAAGTCCGGATACCGCTACACGGTCGAGAACTCGATCTACCTCGGCCAGGCCGCGACCGGAAAGGGCCTCGGGCGCGCGTTGCTGGAGGCGCTCATCGCCGAGTGCGAGAAGCTCGGCATCCGTGAGATGGTCGCGGTGATCAGCGACAAGGGCGCCGAGGGATCGGTCGCGCTGCACGAGAAGCTCGGCTTCACCGAGGTCGGGCGCATGGGCCGGGTCGGGTTCAAGTTCGGACGCTGGCTGGGCACGATCTACCTGCAGAAGTCGCTCACACCGCAGAAGAAGAAGAAGTCACTGTTCGGCCGGCGCGGCTGA
- a CDS encoding uracil-DNA glycosylase, translating to MARSLEELGEAGLIDPQWATALAPVAPDIAALGERLRAETAAGRSYLPAGDHVLRAFSRPMDEVKVLIVGQDPYPTPGHPIGLSFAVDRHVRALPRSLGNIYQELEADLGIAPAAHGDLSAWSDQGVMLLNRVLTVAPATPASHRGWGWEKVTDHAIGTLVARERPLVAILWGRDAAGLKPLLGTTPLIESAHPSPLSARRGFFGSRPFSRANDLLAQQGAAPVDWHVGPLR from the coding sequence ATGGCGCGGAGCCTGGAAGAGCTCGGTGAGGCGGGGCTCATCGACCCGCAGTGGGCGACTGCGCTGGCACCGGTCGCCCCCGACATCGCCGCGCTCGGCGAGCGGCTGCGCGCCGAGACCGCGGCCGGCAGGAGCTACCTTCCGGCCGGTGACCACGTGCTCAGGGCGTTCTCGCGTCCGATGGACGAGGTCAAGGTGCTGATCGTCGGCCAGGATCCCTACCCGACGCCGGGTCACCCCATCGGGCTGTCGTTCGCGGTCGATCGGCATGTGCGCGCTCTCCCGCGCAGTCTCGGCAACATCTACCAGGAGCTCGAAGCCGATCTCGGCATCGCGCCCGCCGCGCACGGCGACCTGTCGGCCTGGAGCGATCAGGGCGTCATGCTGCTCAACCGGGTGCTGACCGTGGCGCCGGCGACCCCGGCATCCCACCGCGGATGGGGGTGGGAGAAGGTGACCGATCATGCGATCGGCACCCTCGTGGCCCGCGAACGGCCGCTGGTGGCGATCCTGTGGGGGAGGGATGCCGCGGGCTTGAAGCCCCTGCTGGGCACCACGCCCCTGATCGAGTCGGCGCACCCCTCACCGCTGTCGGCCCGCCGCGGCTTCTTCGGGTCGCGACCGTTCTCGCGCGCCAACGATCTGCTCGCGCAGCAGGGTGCCGCACCGGTGGACTGGCACGTGGGCCCATTACGCTGA
- a CDS encoding SDR family oxidoreductase — protein MTTRRAVVTGASSGIGEAVVRSLRATGWDVVGVARRGERLAALDAEVGSASFAADLTQQADVDALAQHLADSGPVHALVHVAGGARGTQRVENGDPADWQWMFEVNVLSAQLVTAALLPLLREAAADGGHADTVYVTSTAAQTAYPGGAGYNAAKAAESMLARALRLELNGEPIRVVEVAPGMVHTDEFTLNRLGGDKAAAERVYEGVANPLTAEDVADVIVYALNAPGHVNLDLITMRPVAQSAQHLLARGPLRPKLDR, from the coding sequence ATGACGACCAGACGTGCAGTGGTGACGGGTGCGAGCTCGGGGATCGGCGAGGCGGTGGTCCGCTCATTGCGCGCCACCGGGTGGGACGTCGTCGGCGTCGCGCGACGCGGTGAGCGGCTGGCCGCACTCGATGCCGAGGTCGGGTCGGCGTCGTTCGCCGCAGACCTCACCCAGCAGGCCGATGTCGATGCGCTCGCGCAGCACCTGGCGGACTCCGGGCCGGTCCACGCACTGGTCCACGTCGCCGGTGGCGCGCGCGGAACCCAGCGGGTCGAGAACGGCGACCCCGCCGACTGGCAGTGGATGTTCGAGGTCAACGTCCTGTCGGCGCAGCTGGTGACCGCGGCCCTGCTCCCGCTGCTGCGGGAGGCGGCCGCCGACGGCGGCCACGCCGACACCGTCTACGTCACCTCGACGGCCGCGCAGACCGCCTACCCGGGTGGAGCCGGCTACAACGCGGCCAAGGCGGCCGAGTCGATGCTCGCCCGCGCGCTGCGTCTCGAACTGAACGGCGAGCCGATCCGGGTCGTCGAAGTCGCGCCGGGCATGGTGCACACCGACGAGTTCACCCTCAATCGGCTGGGTGGCGACAAGGCTGCGGCCGAACGCGTCTACGAGGGCGTGGCGAACCCGCTCACCGCCGAGGACGTCGCCGACGTCATCGTCTATGCCCTGAACGCGCCGGGCCACGTCAACCTCGACCTCATCACGATGCGCCCGGTCGCCCAGTCCGCGCAGCATCTGCTCGCGCGCGGACCCCTGCGTCCGAAGCTCGACCGCTGA
- a CDS encoding bifunctional o-acetylhomoserine/o-acetylserine sulfhydrylase — translation MSAPENWRFETKQIHTGAAPDPVTKARATPIYQTTSYVFDNTEHAANLFALAEFGNIYTRIQNPTQDVVEQRVAALEGGTGALLLASGQAASTFSVLNIAQAGDHIVSSSSIYGGTYNLFKYTLAKLGIEVTFVENQDDAEEWRRAVRPNTKLFFAETIGNPKINVLDIRTVADIAHEAGVPLIVDNTIATPFLIRPIEHGADIVLHSATKFLGGHGTTIGGVIVDGGTFEWSKNVDKFPGLTEPDPSYHGASYTTAVGDGLAYIIKARVQLLRDLGAAISPNSAWLLIQGIETLSLRIERHVQNAQEIAEWLENRDDIASVNYSGLPTSPWYAAANTYAPKGVGAVLSFELKGGVEAGREFVNSLNLFSHLANIGDVRSLVIHPASTTHSQLTPEQQLTAGVTPGLVRLSVGLENIDDLKADLEHALVAARRVSDAARA, via the coding sequence ATGTCCGCACCCGAGAACTGGCGCTTCGAGACCAAGCAGATCCACACCGGCGCCGCGCCGGACCCGGTCACCAAGGCTCGCGCCACGCCGATCTACCAGACCACGTCGTACGTGTTCGACAACACCGAGCACGCCGCGAACCTGTTCGCGCTGGCCGAATTCGGCAACATCTACACCCGCATCCAGAACCCGACCCAGGACGTCGTCGAGCAGCGGGTCGCCGCGCTCGAAGGCGGCACCGGTGCGCTGCTGCTGGCCAGCGGCCAGGCAGCGTCGACGTTCTCGGTGCTCAACATCGCGCAGGCCGGCGACCACATCGTCTCGTCGAGCTCGATCTACGGCGGCACGTACAACCTGTTCAAGTACACGCTGGCCAAGCTCGGCATCGAGGTCACCTTCGTCGAGAACCAGGACGACGCCGAGGAGTGGCGTCGCGCGGTCCGTCCGAACACGAAGCTCTTCTTCGCCGAGACCATCGGCAACCCGAAGATCAACGTCCTCGACATCCGCACGGTCGCCGACATCGCGCACGAGGCGGGCGTGCCGCTGATCGTCGACAACACGATCGCGACCCCGTTCCTGATCCGCCCGATCGAGCACGGCGCCGACATCGTCCTGCACTCGGCGACCAAGTTCCTCGGCGGCCACGGCACCACCATCGGCGGCGTCATCGTCGACGGCGGCACGTTCGAGTGGTCGAAGAACGTCGACAAGTTCCCCGGCCTGACCGAGCCCGACCCCTCGTACCACGGCGCGTCGTACACGACCGCGGTCGGCGACGGCCTCGCCTACATCATCAAGGCCCGCGTGCAGCTGCTGCGCGACCTCGGCGCGGCCATCTCGCCCAACAGCGCGTGGCTGCTGATCCAGGGCATCGAGACGCTGTCGCTGCGCATCGAGCGTCACGTGCAGAACGCGCAGGAGATCGCCGAGTGGCTCGAGAACCGCGATGACATCGCCTCGGTGAACTACTCGGGCCTGCCCACGTCGCCCTGGTACGCCGCGGCGAACACCTACGCCCCGAAGGGCGTCGGCGCGGTGCTGTCGTTCGAGCTCAAGGGTGGCGTCGAGGCGGGCCGCGAATTCGTGAACTCGCTGAACCTGTTCAGCCACCTGGCGAACATCGGCGACGTGCGCTCGCTCGTGATCCACCCGGCATCCACCACGCACTCGCAGCTGACCCCCGAGCAGCAGCTCACCGCCGGCGTCACGCCGGGCCTGGTGCGCCTGTCGGTCGGTCTCGAGAACATCGACGATCTGAAGGCCGATCTGGAGCACGCCCTCGTCGCCGCGCGCCGCGTCTCGGACGCCGCCCGCGCCTGA
- the metX gene encoding homoserine O-acetyltransferase MetX, with amino-acid sequence MDWQTSEDTVPSAPITEADARQLLGRPPATGAWRDGDPVGERLFAASGPFRTEGGRELPGIRLAYETWGELNAARDNAVLIAHALTGDSHVRGVAGPGHPTDGWWGDVVGPGGAIDTDRWFVVAPNMLGGCQGSTGPSSIAPDGYEWAARFPYLTIRDQVAAQVRLADALGIDAWAGVVGGSMGGMHALEWGVTHPERVRRLAVLSAPPVTTADQIAHNSLQLATIQMDPRFHGGEYYDAGDGDGPHRGLSIARRAAMLSYRSDTELNQRFSRTWQSGKSPLGHGGRFAVESYLDFHGNKFTRRFDANSYITLVEAMNSHDIGRDRGGVEDALARVTARTLIVGVDSDRLFPLDGQQRIARGIGSTIDDGAAVLASDFGHDGFLIEKAAVGAHLRRLFAD; translated from the coding sequence ATGGACTGGCAGACCTCCGAAGACACGGTGCCCAGCGCGCCGATCACGGAGGCCGACGCCCGGCAGTTGCTGGGGCGTCCTCCGGCCACCGGTGCCTGGCGTGACGGCGACCCGGTCGGCGAGCGCCTGTTCGCGGCATCCGGCCCCTTCCGTACCGAGGGCGGCCGTGAGCTGCCCGGCATCCGTCTCGCGTATGAGACGTGGGGCGAGCTGAACGCCGCTCGCGACAACGCGGTGCTCATCGCGCACGCGCTCACCGGCGACAGCCACGTCCGCGGGGTGGCCGGTCCTGGGCACCCGACCGATGGCTGGTGGGGCGATGTGGTCGGCCCGGGCGGTGCGATCGACACCGACCGGTGGTTCGTCGTCGCGCCGAACATGCTGGGTGGATGCCAGGGCTCGACCGGCCCGTCCTCCATCGCGCCCGACGGCTACGAGTGGGCCGCGCGCTTCCCGTATCTGACCATCCGCGACCAGGTGGCCGCGCAGGTGCGCCTGGCCGACGCGCTCGGCATCGACGCGTGGGCCGGGGTCGTGGGCGGATCGATGGGCGGCATGCACGCGCTGGAGTGGGGCGTGACCCACCCCGAGCGCGTGCGGCGGCTTGCCGTGCTGTCGGCCCCGCCGGTGACGACGGCCGACCAGATCGCGCACAACTCGCTGCAGCTGGCGACGATCCAGATGGACCCGAGGTTCCACGGCGGCGAGTACTACGACGCCGGTGACGGCGACGGCCCGCACCGTGGCCTGTCGATCGCGCGGCGCGCGGCGATGCTCAGCTACCGCAGCGACACCGAGCTGAACCAGCGGTTCAGCCGCACGTGGCAGTCCGGCAAGAGTCCGCTCGGGCACGGCGGCCGGTTCGCCGTCGAGAGCTACCTCGACTTCCACGGCAACAAGTTCACCCGCCGCTTCGACGCCAACTCGTACATCACCCTCGTCGAGGCCATGAACTCGCACGACATCGGACGCGACCGCGGCGGTGTCGAAGACGCCCTGGCGCGCGTCACCGCCCGCACGCTGATCGTCGGGGTCGACAGCGACCGCCTGTTCCCGCTCGACGGCCAGCAGCGCATCGCCCGCGGCATCGGCTCTACGATCGACGACGGCGCGGCGGTGCTGGCCAGCGACTTCGGCCACGACGGCTTCCTCATCGAGAAGGCCGCCGTCGGCGCGCACCTGCGGCGCCTGTTCGCAGACTGA
- a CDS encoding NUDIX domain-containing protein yields the protein MTGDRFARVLADMIDTAGDARAVDIPVAATVLILRDSEAGPEVLMIERPDRGSFAGAWVFPGGKTEPGDTGDTEEDVARTAGVRETQEETGLVLLGEAMQTLSRWNPPPTVTLRIRTWFFVARDPGGALTLAADEAVASDWVRPAEALERHGRGDVTLYPPTWVTLHDLAAHGDVDDIFAVARLSGVQQFETLARQGPDGPLLLWPDDAEYDVDAADPASGSRHRLDISGLPWVYTRD from the coding sequence GTGACCGGGGACCGGTTCGCGCGGGTGCTGGCCGACATGATCGACACCGCGGGTGACGCCCGCGCCGTCGACATCCCGGTCGCGGCGACGGTCCTGATCCTGCGCGACAGCGAGGCTGGGCCGGAGGTGCTCATGATCGAGCGCCCCGACCGCGGCAGCTTCGCCGGCGCGTGGGTCTTCCCCGGCGGCAAGACCGAGCCCGGCGATACCGGCGACACCGAGGAGGACGTCGCGCGGACCGCCGGCGTCCGCGAGACGCAGGAGGAGACCGGCCTCGTGCTCCTCGGCGAGGCGATGCAGACCCTCAGCCGCTGGAACCCGCCGCCGACCGTCACGCTCCGCATCCGCACCTGGTTCTTCGTCGCACGCGATCCCGGCGGCGCTCTCACTCTCGCCGCGGACGAAGCGGTCGCCAGCGACTGGGTGCGCCCCGCCGAGGCCCTCGAGCGCCACGGTCGCGGCGACGTGACGCTCTACCCGCCGACGTGGGTGACGCTGCACGACCTCGCCGCGCACGGTGACGTCGACGACATCTTCGCGGTGGCGCGGCTGTCGGGGGTGCAGCAATTCGAGACCCTCGCCCGTCAGGGGCCGGACGGACCGCTGCTGCTGTGGCCGGACGACGCCGAATACGACGTCGATGCCGCAGACCCGGCATCCGGTTCCCGGCACCGCCTCGACATCTCGGGGCTGCCCTGGGTCTACACCCGCGACTGA
- a CDS encoding thiamine-binding protein encodes MLIAFSVAPSGTGRADGSVHDAVAAAVQVVRASGLPHRTTSMFTELEGEWDEVMAVVKAATEAVGPFGSRVSLVLKADIRPGYTGELDAKIERLEQAIEDAP; translated from the coding sequence ATGCTCATCGCCTTCTCCGTCGCCCCCAGCGGCACCGGACGCGCCGACGGCTCGGTGCACGACGCGGTCGCCGCGGCCGTCCAGGTGGTCCGCGCGTCGGGCCTGCCGCACCGCACGACCTCGATGTTCACCGAGCTCGAGGGGGAGTGGGACGAGGTGATGGCGGTCGTGAAGGCGGCCACCGAGGCCGTCGGGCCGTTCGGCTCGCGGGTCTCCCTCGTGCTCAAGGCCGATATCCGGCCGGGCTACACCGGCGAGCTCGACGCGAAGATCGAACGGCTCGAGCAGGCGATCGAAGACGCCCCGTGA
- a CDS encoding glycosyltransferase 87 family protein, with protein MSRRAVLWVVFAVAHVWVAVLGFILPNEPMGDVYRVYEPWSTAALTGGGIVGIDSGWVYPQLALIPMVLTHGFAWIAGYTVGWALLVTAVDAVAFAMLVGRARSNGRRAAAWFWLGYMVLLGPVGMYRLDGFTVPLVIVACLWLIGRPWAAALLLAAATWIKVWPAAVLAAAIIAVRRRAALMGGAVLISVFTMAGVILAGGGANLFSFIADQGTRGLQIEAPVSTPYMWGALQEIEGFWVYYSPDLLTFEVTGTGIDPLIAAMTPVLVAVVTAVAVLGGVQAVRGARFAALFPALSLALVTGFIVCNKVGSPQYASWLIPSLVVGIMFDRRRWFAPAALAGAIALLTQTVYPMLYGGLLTPEPVAVTVLTLRNAALVALFVWMVARVARVPVHGRLGAARPASIP; from the coding sequence ATGTCAAGGCGTGCCGTGCTCTGGGTCGTCTTCGCTGTCGCGCACGTCTGGGTCGCGGTGCTCGGCTTCATCCTGCCCAACGAGCCGATGGGCGACGTCTACCGCGTGTACGAGCCGTGGTCGACGGCGGCACTGACCGGCGGCGGCATCGTCGGCATCGACTCGGGCTGGGTGTATCCGCAGCTCGCGCTGATCCCGATGGTGCTCACGCACGGCTTCGCGTGGATCGCCGGGTACACGGTCGGCTGGGCGCTGCTGGTGACCGCCGTCGACGCCGTGGCGTTCGCAATGCTGGTCGGCCGTGCCCGATCAAACGGGCGCCGGGCGGCCGCGTGGTTCTGGCTCGGCTACATGGTGTTGCTGGGGCCGGTCGGCATGTACCGGCTCGACGGCTTCACGGTGCCGTTGGTCATCGTCGCATGCCTGTGGCTGATCGGCCGCCCCTGGGCGGCAGCGCTGCTGCTGGCGGCAGCGACGTGGATCAAGGTGTGGCCGGCGGCCGTCCTCGCCGCCGCGATCATCGCCGTCCGCCGCCGGGCGGCGCTGATGGGCGGAGCCGTCCTCATCAGCGTGTTCACGATGGCCGGCGTGATCCTCGCCGGCGGCGGCGCGAACCTGTTCTCGTTCATCGCCGACCAGGGCACGCGCGGACTGCAGATCGAAGCGCCCGTGAGCACTCCCTACATGTGGGGTGCGCTGCAGGAGATCGAAGGGTTCTGGGTCTACTACTCGCCCGATCTGCTCACCTTCGAGGTGACCGGCACCGGCATCGACCCGCTCATCGCCGCGATGACCCCGGTGCTGGTCGCGGTGGTCACCGCCGTGGCCGTCCTCGGCGGCGTGCAGGCGGTGCGCGGGGCCCGGTTCGCGGCGCTTTTCCCGGCGCTGTCGCTCGCGCTGGTGACCGGTTTCATCGTCTGCAACAAGGTCGGCTCGCCCCAGTACGCCTCTTGGCTGATCCCCTCGCTGGTGGTGGGCATCATGTTCGACCGGCGACGCTGGTTCGCTCCCGCCGCCCTCGCGGGCGCGATCGCCCTGCTGACCCAGACCGTGTACCCCATGCTGTACGGCGGGCTCCTCACCCCCGAGCCGGTCGCCGTCACGGTGCTCACCCTGCGCAACGCGGCCCTGGTGGCCCTGTTCGTCTGGATGGTCGCGCGCGTCGCGCGCGTGCCCGTCCACGGCAGGCTGGGCGCCGCACGCCCGGCATCCATCCCCTGA
- a CDS encoding ADP-dependent NAD(P)H-hydrate dehydratase: protein MGSTGEWTAAQAAAHLRVPTGSDDKYSRGVLGVRTGSDAYPGAAVLGVEATWRTGLGMVRYLGPDRPTGLVLARRPETVTVDGRVQAWLIGSGTDAARRTPAETDALRAILRRALPVIVDAGALDLAMDAAAPLVVTPHAGEHARLRRQLGLAGDGEGDRLASAAETAAELGATVLLKGAETVVATPAGWTRTVRAGTAWLATAGTGDVLGGILGALVAAAGAAAEQAAGGEAERAGRAGALTVEQLGPLAATAAVLHGAAARRASAAHAGGPVTALDIAEHVAPAVGEALAGA from the coding sequence ATGGGCTCCACCGGCGAATGGACGGCGGCACAGGCGGCAGCGCACCTGCGTGTGCCAACCGGCTCCGACGACAAGTATTCCCGAGGCGTGCTCGGCGTGCGCACCGGATCGGACGCGTACCCCGGCGCCGCGGTCCTCGGGGTCGAGGCGACGTGGCGGACGGGGCTCGGCATGGTCCGCTACCTCGGCCCCGACCGGCCCACGGGCCTCGTGCTGGCCCGCCGCCCCGAGACGGTGACCGTCGACGGCCGCGTGCAGGCGTGGCTGATCGGGTCGGGGACGGATGCCGCGAGGCGCACTCCGGCCGAGACCGACGCGCTGCGCGCGATCCTCCGCCGCGCCCTGCCGGTGATCGTCGACGCGGGCGCGCTCGACCTGGCGATGGATGCCGCGGCTCCACTGGTCGTGACGCCGCACGCCGGCGAGCACGCGCGGCTGCGCCGGCAGCTCGGACTGGCCGGCGACGGCGAGGGCGACCGCCTGGCGTCGGCGGCCGAGACCGCGGCCGAGCTCGGCGCGACGGTCCTGCTGAAGGGGGCGGAGACCGTGGTGGCGACGCCGGCAGGGTGGACGCGCACCGTGCGTGCCGGGACGGCATGGCTCGCGACCGCCGGCACCGGTGATGTGCTGGGCGGGATCCTCGGGGCCCTCGTGGCTGCGGCAGGTGCCGCCGCGGAGCAGGCGGCCGGTGGGGAAGCGGAACGCGCGGGCCGGGCCGGCGCGCTCACCGTCGAGCAGCTCGGCCCGCTCGCCGCCACCGCCGCCGTGCTGCACGGCGCCGCCGCCCGCCGCGCCTCGGCGGCCCATGCGGGGGGACCGGTGACAGCGCTCGACATCGCCGAGCACGTCGCGCCCGCCGTCGGCGAGGCGCTCGCCGGGGCATGA
- a CDS encoding NADH:flavin oxidoreductase/NADH oxidase, producing MSLLLSPFDLGPITFRNRLWVAPMCQYSAVEGVPNDWHHVHLAQFASGGAGLVIAEATAVLPEGRISPDDTGLWNDAQQSAWAPIAASIRARGAVPGIQLAHAGRKSSTWAPFADERGSVPADRGGWQTVAPSAVAFDGLAAPVALDLAGIDAVVAAFGEAAARAVAAGFEVLEIHAAHGYLLHQFLSPLSNLRGDQYGGPLHNRARLLLRVMDAVAAAAPHATLFVRFSGTDWAEGGWDEAQTATVAGWAAERGARFFDISSGGLVAHQQITVGPGYQVPVAAQVRRLTGLPVSAVGEITDGAQAERILQAGEADAVMAGREWLRDPHFALRAATELGETDAAPWPPQYLRARPRPAHTPQAAR from the coding sequence ATGAGCCTGCTGCTGTCCCCGTTCGACCTCGGCCCGATCACGTTCCGCAACCGGCTGTGGGTGGCGCCGATGTGCCAGTACTCGGCCGTCGAGGGCGTGCCGAACGACTGGCATCATGTGCACCTGGCGCAGTTCGCGTCCGGCGGCGCGGGCCTGGTCATCGCCGAGGCGACCGCCGTGCTGCCCGAGGGCCGCATCTCGCCCGATGACACCGGCCTGTGGAACGACGCCCAGCAGAGCGCATGGGCGCCGATCGCTGCCTCGATCCGCGCGCGCGGGGCCGTCCCCGGCATCCAGCTCGCCCACGCGGGGCGCAAGTCGTCGACGTGGGCCCCGTTCGCCGACGAGCGCGGATCTGTGCCGGCTGATCGGGGCGGGTGGCAGACCGTGGCGCCGTCGGCTGTGGCCTTCGACGGGCTCGCCGCTCCGGTCGCGCTCGACCTCGCCGGCATCGACGCGGTCGTGGCCGCGTTCGGCGAGGCCGCGGCGCGCGCCGTCGCCGCCGGCTTCGAGGTGCTCGAGATCCACGCCGCGCACGGCTACCTGCTGCACCAGTTCCTCTCGCCACTGTCGAACCTGCGGGGCGACCAGTATGGCGGGCCGCTGCACAACCGCGCCCGGCTGCTGCTGCGGGTGATGGATGCCGTGGCTGCCGCCGCCCCGCACGCGACCCTGTTCGTGCGGTTCTCGGGCACCGATTGGGCCGAAGGCGGCTGGGACGAAGCGCAGACCGCGACGGTGGCGGGGTGGGCGGCCGAACGCGGCGCCCGGTTCTTCGACATCTCCAGCGGCGGACTCGTCGCTCACCAGCAGATCACGGTGGGTCCGGGCTACCAGGTGCCCGTCGCCGCCCAAGTGCGCCGTCTCACCGGGCTGCCGGTCAGCGCCGTGGGCGAGATCACCGACGGCGCCCAGGCCGAGCGGATCCTTCAGGCCGGTGAGGCCGACGCCGTCATGGCCGGCCGCGAGTGGCTGCGCGACCCGCACTTCGCGCTGCGCGCGGCAACCGAGCTGGGCGAGACGGATGCCGCGCCGTGGCCGCCGCAGTATCTGCGCGCCCGGCCGCGTCCGGCGCACACGCCGCAGGCCGCCCGATAA
- a CDS encoding hemolysin family protein, which translates to MSDWAGIAWLVVLLAFNAFFVGAEFAVISARRSQIEPLADAGSKPAKTALYAMEHATLMLATSQLGITICSLLILNVSEPAIHHLIAVPLGLTGWSEGLISGLAFAIALVLVSYLHVVFGEMVPKNLAFSLPDRAVLLLATPLVWVSKLFHPIIVTLNWISNHIVRLFGVEPKDEAASTYTLDEVATIVNQSRIEGVLDDASGAVAAAVEFTDKKAADIAVPLSQLVTLPATTTPDEIERAVAKHGFSRYVIVDDEGAPLGYVHLKDILRAAEGTDAAVVTVEPVKPKRIHHMVPITETTDLEDALALMRRSSRHLAQVRNAQGETTAVLFLEDIIEELVGEVHDATRRGF; encoded by the coding sequence ATGAGCGACTGGGCCGGAATCGCATGGCTGGTGGTCCTGCTGGCCTTCAACGCCTTCTTCGTCGGTGCGGAGTTCGCCGTCATCTCGGCGCGGCGGTCGCAGATCGAGCCGCTCGCCGACGCGGGCTCGAAGCCGGCCAAGACCGCGCTCTACGCGATGGAGCACGCGACGCTCATGCTGGCGACGAGCCAGCTGGGCATCACGATCTGCTCGCTGCTGATCCTGAACGTCTCCGAGCCGGCGATCCACCATCTGATCGCGGTGCCGCTGGGACTCACCGGCTGGAGCGAAGGGCTGATCAGCGGGCTCGCGTTCGCGATCGCGCTCGTGCTCGTCTCGTACCTGCACGTCGTGTTCGGCGAGATGGTGCCCAAGAACCTCGCGTTCTCGCTGCCCGACCGGGCAGTGCTGCTGCTGGCGACCCCGCTGGTGTGGGTGTCGAAGCTGTTCCACCCGATCATCGTGACGCTCAACTGGATCTCCAACCACATCGTGCGGCTGTTCGGGGTCGAGCCGAAGGACGAGGCCGCCTCGACCTACACGCTCGACGAGGTCGCCACGATCGTCAACCAGTCGCGCATCGAGGGTGTTCTCGACGATGCGTCCGGGGCGGTGGCCGCGGCCGTCGAGTTCACCGACAAGAAGGCCGCCGACATCGCGGTGCCGCTCTCGCAGCTGGTCACCCTGCCCGCCACGACCACGCCCGACGAGATCGAGCGCGCGGTCGCGAAGCACGGGTTCTCGCGCTACGTGATCGTCGACGACGAGGGGGCGCCGCTGGGCTATGTCCACCTGAAGGACATCCTCCGCGCGGCCGAGGGGACGGATGCCGCGGTGGTCACCGTCGAGCCGGTCAAGCCGAAGCGGATCCACCACATGGTGCCGATCACCGAGACGACCGACCTCGAGGACGCGCTCGCGCTCATGCGGCGCTCGAGCCGTCACCTCGCACAGGTGCGCAACGCGCAGGGCGAGACGACGGCGGTGCTGTTCTTGGAGGACATCATCGAAGAGCTCGTGGGCGAGGTGCACGACGCGACCCGTCGCGGGTTCTAA